In a single window of the Heterodontus francisci isolate sHetFra1 chromosome 35, sHetFra1.hap1, whole genome shotgun sequence genome:
- the LOC137350447 gene encoding histone H3-like, with amino-acid sequence MARTKQTARKSTGGKAPRKQLATKAARKSAPATGGVKKPHRYRPGTVALREIRRYQKSTELLIRKLPFQRLVREIAQDFKTDLRFQSSAVMALQEASESYLVGLFEDTNLCAIHAKRVTIMPKDIQLARRIRGERA; translated from the coding sequence ATGGCCCGGACAAAGCAGACAGCGcgtaaatcgaccggagggaaagctcctcgcaaacagctggctaccaaagcggcccggaagagcgctccagccacgggtggAGTAAAGAAGCCTCATCgctacagacccggcactgtggctctgagggagatccgccgctaccagaaatccactgagctgctcatccgcaaactgcccttccagcggcTGGTCAGAGAGATCGCTCAGGACTttaagacagacctgcgcttccagagctcggccgtcatggccctgcaggaggccagcgagtcTTACCTGGTGGGGctgtttgaggacaccaacctgtgcgccatccacgccaagcgagtcaccatcatgcccaaagacatccagctggcccgccgcatccgcggggaacgcgccTAA
- the LOC137350446 gene encoding histone H2A-like translates to MLQKITILCESICEIVKMSGRGKTSGKARAKAKSRSSRAGLQFPVGRVHRLLRKGNYAERVGAGAPVYLAAVLEYLTAEILELAGNAARDNKKSRIIPRHLQLAVRNDEELNKLLGGVTIAQGGVLPNIQAVLLPKKTSAQSSQKK, encoded by the coding sequence ATGCTGCAGAAAAtaaccattctttgtgaaagtatttgtgagattgtgaaaatgagtggaagaggaaagaccagcgggaaagctcgggccaaggccaagtctcgctcctcccgggctggactgcagttcccggtgggccgggttcacaggctcctgagaaagggtaactatgctgagcgtgtgggtgccggagccccggtctatttggctgctgtgctcgagtatctgaccgctgaaatcctcgagctggccggtaacgcggcccgggacaacaagaagagccgcatcatccccagacacctgcagctggccgtccgcaacgacgaggagctcaacaagctgctgggaggagtgaccatcgctcagggcggggtgctgcctaatatccaggccgtgctgctgcctaagaaaaccagcgctcagagctcccagaaaaagtaa